A stretch of the Oceanicola sp. D3 genome encodes the following:
- a CDS encoding LysR family transcriptional regulator, giving the protein MPRNLDLTALRSFVTVADCGGVTRAAGQLNVTQSAVSMQLKRLEEALDQKLLDRSQRKIGLTPAGEQLVSYARRMLALNDEAITRLTAEEFEGQIVLGVPHDIVLGYIPRMLQRFAAEFPRVRVHLVSSFTRSLKEDFAKGACDMIVTTEDGMDEGGETLREVPLVWVGAPGGCAWRRRPLPLAFEEKCFFKPIVQRALDEAGLPWTMQVSSNSSRTVEATVNADLAVHAMLEGMQPPTTEPICHGGALPELRSFRINLYGAASLKNPAQEALAELLRRSYAGRLPTTGMGPVPVAEAGVVGEALSAVAQQRPSRSSAAS; this is encoded by the coding sequence ATGCCCCGCAACCTGGATCTTACCGCTCTGCGCAGCTTTGTGACCGTCGCTGATTGTGGCGGGGTGACCCGCGCAGCCGGGCAGCTCAACGTGACCCAATCCGCCGTTTCGATGCAGCTGAAGCGGCTGGAAGAGGCGCTGGACCAAAAGTTGCTTGATCGCTCCCAGCGCAAGATTGGCCTGACCCCTGCCGGGGAGCAGCTTGTCAGCTATGCACGCCGGATGCTGGCGCTGAACGATGAGGCGATCACCCGGCTGACGGCAGAGGAGTTCGAAGGCCAGATCGTGCTGGGCGTGCCCCATGATATCGTGCTGGGCTATATCCCGCGGATGCTCCAACGCTTCGCGGCTGAGTTCCCTCGCGTGCGCGTGCATCTCGTTTCCTCCTTTACACGAAGCCTCAAGGAAGACTTTGCAAAGGGGGCTTGCGACATGATCGTAACCACCGAGGACGGGATGGACGAGGGCGGCGAGACGCTTCGCGAGGTGCCACTCGTTTGGGTGGGTGCCCCGGGTGGCTGTGCGTGGCGGCGCCGACCTTTGCCCCTGGCCTTCGAAGAGAAGTGCTTTTTCAAACCCATCGTGCAGCGCGCGCTCGATGAGGCGGGGCTACCCTGGACCATGCAGGTCAGCTCAAACTCATCGCGCACGGTGGAGGCAACGGTGAACGCTGATCTGGCCGTGCATGCGATGCTGGAAGGCATGCAGCCGCCCACCACTGAGCCGATCTGCCACGGCGGCGCTCTGCCTGAGCTGCGCTCCTTCCGGATCAATCTTTACGGTGCTGCCAGCCTGAAGAACCCAGCGCAGGAGGCGCTGGCCGAGTTGCTGCGCCGCTCTTACGCGGGGCGGCTGCCAACCACGGGCATGGGCCCCGTGCCGGTTGCAGAGGCGGGCGTGGTGGGCGAGGCGCTCAGCGCCGTGGCTCAACAACGACCTTCCCGGTCGAGCGCCGCGTCCTGA
- a CDS encoding DUF1127 domain-containing protein: MSSPASTLSTGALSGHCNPPRSGIIARVLGLLALRRQRRALAALDETLLRDIGVSPDAARTEAARKLWDVPPGWRT, encoded by the coding sequence ATGAGCTCCCCCGCTTCCACCCTCTCCACCGGCGCCCTGTCCGGACACTGCAACCCTCCCCGCAGCGGCATTATTGCCCGCGTTCTGGGCCTTCTGGCTCTGCGCCGTCAGCGCCGCGCCTTAGCCGCGCTCGATGAAACCCTGCTGCGCGATATCGGCGTGTCGCCCGACGCAGCGCGCACCGAAGCTGCCCGGAAACTCTGGGACGTTCCCCCGGGCTGGCGGACCTGA
- a CDS encoding Bax inhibitor-1/YccA family protein, which produces MAETGPIRTMGAGVRTAQIDEGLRAHMNKVYGTMSVGLFLTAAVAWAAGNSEAVVMQLFATPLRWVIMFAPLIMIFAFGALINKMSSAAAQLFFYVFSAVMGLSISWIFVAYTDFSIAQTFLITAVAFAGLSLWGYTTKKDISGWGSFLIMGVIGLVIASVVNLILPMFIAGYDPSGMMFAISVLGVLIFAGLTAYDTQNIKNTYIAHAAHGDQEWLGKAAIMGALSLYLDFINMFMFLLSLLGGRE; this is translated from the coding sequence ATGGCAGAGACTGGACCGATCCGCACGATGGGCGCAGGCGTCCGTACGGCGCAGATCGACGAGGGCCTCCGGGCCCATATGAACAAGGTGTACGGCACCATGTCGGTGGGGCTCTTCCTCACCGCTGCGGTGGCCTGGGCCGCTGGCAACAGCGAAGCCGTGGTGATGCAACTCTTCGCCACACCGCTGCGCTGGGTGATCATGTTCGCTCCGCTGATCATGATCTTTGCTTTCGGCGCGCTCATCAACAAGATGTCCTCTGCGGCCGCGCAGCTGTTCTTCTATGTGTTCTCGGCCGTCATGGGCCTGTCGATCAGCTGGATCTTCGTGGCTTACACGGACTTCTCGATCGCCCAGACCTTCCTGATCACGGCCGTCGCCTTCGCGGGCCTGTCCCTGTGGGGCTACACCACGAAGAAGGACATTTCCGGCTGGGGCAGCTTCCTTATCATGGGCGTTATCGGCCTGGTCATCGCCTCGGTGGTCAACCTGATCCTGCCGATGTTCATCGCGGGCTATGACCCCAGCGGCATGATGTTCGCCATCTCGGTGCTGGGTGTGCTGATCTTCGCAGGCCTTACCGCCTACGACACGCAGAACATCAAGAACACCTACATCGCGCACGCGGCGCATGGGGATCAGGAATGGCTTGGAAAGGCCGCCATCATGGGCGCGCTCAGCCTCTACCTGGACTTCATCAACATGTTCATGTTCCTGCTCTCGCTGCTCGGCGGGCGCGAATAA
- a CDS encoding TetR/AcrR family transcriptional regulator produces the protein MTEQRKSEQTRARILERGRALVLERGFGGVGLKGILAAADVPKGSFYYYFPSKEAFGCALLEGYVTEYVAALDAIIALPQPAATRMERYFNGALGTEAATMADRCLVVKLAAEIADLSEDMRQILDAGVAQVCTRLSALLREGAEDGSVALQSDPERSGAMLYAQWLGAAIHAKLSRNRLPLEQAMEDTRARFFT, from the coding sequence ATGACCGAGCAACGCAAATCCGAACAAACCCGTGCCCGCATCCTCGAAAGGGGCCGCGCATTGGTGCTTGAGCGAGGCTTCGGCGGGGTTGGGCTAAAGGGTATCCTCGCCGCCGCCGATGTGCCCAAGGGCTCTTTTTACTACTACTTTCCGTCCAAGGAGGCGTTCGGTTGCGCGCTGCTTGAGGGCTACGTCACCGAGTATGTAGCCGCCCTCGACGCGATCATCGCCCTCCCCCAGCCCGCCGCCACGCGCATGGAACGCTACTTCAACGGCGCGCTCGGCACCGAGGCCGCTACGATGGCCGACCGTTGCCTTGTGGTGAAGCTTGCTGCCGAAATTGCAGACCTGTCCGAAGATATGCGCCAGATCCTCGATGCCGGGGTAGCGCAGGTTTGCACGCGGCTCTCGGCCCTACTGCGAGAGGGGGCGGAGGACGGCTCTGTCGCACTGCAATCCGACCCGGAGCGCAGCGGCGCGATGCTCTATGCCCAATGGCTCGGCGCGGCCATCCACGCCAAGCTATCTCGCAACCGCCTGCCGCTTGAGCAGGCCATGGAAGACACCCGTGCGCGGTTCTTCACCTAA
- a CDS encoding zinc-binding dehydrogenase: MKAITYDTFGEPADVLQTSDVAVPEPKAGEVRIDMTLSPIHNHDLWTARGTYGYKPELPAVGGTEALGTIEAVGEGVDEALLGKRVVAAGVHGAWAEQFIAPAAAVVPLPEEIGDEAGAQLIAMPFSALALLEYLEVNEGDWVVQTAANGTVGKIFAELAKARGVKTLNLVRRAEAIDELTELGIENVLNTSDEGWVDEARKILGNEGAQAAIDSVGGAIVADIADLLGTDGTLVVFGTATGDPLQLRAGPVISRHLQVKGFWGSRVIGEMDGAEKGRLIGELVSLAAKGQLHLPSGGEFPLDQPVEAVKASLTPGRSGKILLRG, encoded by the coding sequence ATGAAAGCCATCACCTACGACACCTTTGGCGAACCCGCTGACGTGCTGCAAACCTCTGACGTCGCGGTGCCAGAGCCCAAGGCCGGAGAGGTCCGCATCGACATGACACTCTCCCCCATCCACAACCACGATCTGTGGACCGCGCGTGGCACCTACGGCTACAAGCCCGAGCTGCCCGCTGTCGGCGGCACCGAGGCCCTCGGCACCATCGAGGCCGTCGGGGAAGGCGTGGACGAAGCGCTGCTCGGCAAGCGTGTTGTTGCAGCGGGCGTCCACGGCGCATGGGCAGAGCAGTTCATTGCGCCCGCAGCGGCCGTGGTGCCGCTGCCCGAAGAGATCGGCGACGAGGCCGGCGCTCAGCTTATCGCCATGCCGTTCAGCGCATTGGCCCTGCTGGAGTACCTTGAAGTCAACGAAGGTGACTGGGTCGTGCAGACCGCTGCCAACGGCACCGTGGGCAAGATCTTTGCAGAACTGGCCAAGGCGCGGGGCGTTAAAACCCTCAACCTCGTTCGCCGCGCCGAAGCCATCGACGAACTGACGGAGTTGGGCATTGAGAATGTGCTGAACACCTCCGATGAGGGCTGGGTCGACGAGGCTCGCAAGATCCTAGGGAATGAAGGCGCACAGGCCGCGATCGACAGCGTCGGCGGCGCCATTGTGGCCGATATCGCCGATCTGCTTGGCACCGATGGCACGCTCGTCGTGTTCGGCACCGCCACGGGTGACCCGCTGCAATTGCGGGCCGGGCCGGTGATTTCGCGCCACCTGCAAGTCAAGGGCTTCTGGGGCTCGCGCGTGATCGGCGAGATGGACGGGGCCGAGAAGGGCCGCCTCATCGGCGAGTTGGTCAGCTTGGCCGCAAAGGGCCAATTGCACCTGCCCTCCGGCGGCGAGTTTCCGCTCGACCAGCCGGTTGAGGCGGTTAAGGCCTCTCTCACCCCCGGTCGCAGCGGCAAGATTTTGCTGCGCGGCTGA
- a CDS encoding GNAT family N-acetyltransferase, producing the protein MQTQTSEMPGRGLRPALPPFTIRPARMGDVQAVGKLLAASYRALLAPDYPPELLAEALPLITRPQAALLSSGTYYLADTGDGLLAAGGWTFHAPGGTATGPREVGHIRHVATAPAMARRGVGRTLMEHALFEAEAAGVRRMMCFSTLTAEPFYAALGFDSQGEITITLAPGLEFAAVQMCCEM; encoded by the coding sequence ATGCAAACCCAGACCAGTGAAATGCCCGGAAGGGGGCTGCGCCCCGCGCTGCCGCCCTTCACCATCCGCCCCGCGCGTATGGGTGACGTGCAGGCCGTGGGCAAGCTCTTGGCCGCCTCCTACCGCGCCCTGCTGGCGCCTGACTACCCACCCGAGTTGCTGGCCGAGGCACTGCCTCTCATCACCCGTCCACAGGCGGCTTTGCTGTCATCCGGCACATACTATCTCGCCGATACCGGCGATGGGCTGCTGGCCGCCGGGGGCTGGACCTTTCACGCACCGGGTGGCACGGCCACCGGGCCGCGCGAGGTGGGCCACATTCGCCATGTCGCCACCGCACCTGCAATGGCGCGCCGGGGCGTTGGCCGTACTCTGATGGAGCATGCGCTTTTTGAAGCCGAGGCGGCTGGCGTGCGGCGGATGATGTGCTTTTCCACCCTCACTGCAGAGCCCTTCTATGCCGCGCTAGGCTTCGACTCTCAGGGCGAGATAACCATCACCCTCGCTCCGGGGCTCGAATTTGCCGCCGTGCAGATGTGTTGTGAAATGTGA
- the rpmG gene encoding 50S ribosomal protein L33 → MAKPTTIKIRLNSTADTGHFYVTKKNARTMTEKMVVRKYDPVARKHVEYKEGKIK, encoded by the coding sequence ATGGCCAAACCGACCACCATCAAGATCCGGCTGAACTCCACTGCCGACACTGGCCACTTCTACGTGACCAAAAAGAACGCCCGCACCATGACCGAAAAGATGGTCGTACGTAAATACGACCCGGTCGCGCGCAAGCACGTGGAATACAAGGAAGGCAAGATCAAGTAA
- a CDS encoding N-acetylmuramoyl-L-alanine amidase encodes MKIQSYPTPNQGERRGGARPDIVLLHYTAMPDTDLVLKRLATPEAEVSAHYVVSPAGGVWQMVDEAARAWHAGAGRWGGCVDVNSRSIGIEIVNAASEPFAAPQMRAVEALVGGIMGRWALPPERVLGHSDIAPGRKIDPGPRFDWRRLALQGLAVWSEAKEAAGAGDEAAFCQDARAFGYTADVPPDTLLAAFRSRFRPGASGPLDATDCARMADLAARYPVDPEALIA; translated from the coding sequence GTGAAGATCCAGAGCTATCCAACGCCCAATCAGGGTGAGCGCCGGGGCGGGGCACGCCCCGACATCGTGCTGCTGCATTACACCGCCATGCCCGACACCGACCTGGTGCTGAAGCGCCTTGCCACGCCAGAAGCCGAAGTGTCGGCGCATTATGTGGTGAGCCCAGCAGGCGGCGTCTGGCAAATGGTCGATGAGGCCGCACGGGCTTGGCACGCCGGGGCAGGGCGCTGGGGGGGCTGCGTTGATGTAAACTCCCGCTCCATCGGCATCGAGATCGTCAATGCCGCCTCCGAGCCCTTTGCAGCCCCGCAGATGCGGGCGGTGGAAGCGTTGGTGGGGGGGATAATGGGGCGATGGGCCTTGCCGCCTGAACGGGTGCTCGGCCACTCCGACATCGCCCCGGGCCGAAAGATCGACCCGGGCCCCCGTTTCGACTGGCGCCGCCTCGCTCTGCAGGGCCTCGCGGTATGGAGCGAGGCCAAAGAGGCGGCAGGCGCCGGTGATGAGGCTGCCTTTTGTCAAGATGCGCGAGCCTTCGGCTATACCGCCGATGTGCCGCCCGACACCCTGCTGGCTGCCTTCCGCAGCAGGTTCAGGCCCGGGGCGAGCGGCCCGCTCGATGCCACCGATTGCGCCCGGATGGCCGACCTCGCCGCGCGGTATCCCGTTGACCCAGAGGCGCTTATCGCCTAA
- the gatA gene encoding Asp-tRNA(Asn)/Glu-tRNA(Gln) amidotransferase subunit GatA, which translates to MSDLTKLTIAGARDALRKGETTSVEITEACLSAIEGAGALNAFVHHTPEIALEQAKAADARIDAGDAPAMCGIPLGIKDLFCTKGVESQAASAILGGFKPEYESTVTTQLFDAGAVMLGKLNMDEFAMGSSNETSTYGNAVNPWRRGNDEAALTPGGSSGGSASAVAADLCLAATGTDTGGSIRQPAAFTGITGLKPTYGRVSRWGIIAFASSLDQAGPMTKDVRDCAIMLQAMAGHDPKDSTSAELAVPDFEAMLTGDIKGKVIGIPKEYRMEGMPEEIGALWAEGTEMLKAAGAEIRDISLPHTKYALPAYYVIAPAEASSNLARYDGVRFGHRAKLAQGDGIVEMYEKTRAEGFGDEVKRRIMVGTYVLSAGYYDAYYNRARKVRALIKKDFDEVFAAGVDAILTPATPSAAFGLGEMAEADPVQMYLNDVFTVTVNLAGLPGIAVPTGTSTQGLPLGLQLIGRPWEEGDLLNTAYALEQAAGFVAKPGKWW; encoded by the coding sequence ATGAGCGATCTGACCAAGCTGACGATTGCAGGCGCGCGGGACGCGCTGCGCAAGGGCGAGACCACGAGCGTGGAAATTACCGAGGCCTGTCTTTCGGCCATCGAGGGGGCAGGGGCGCTCAATGCCTTTGTCCACCACACGCCGGAGATTGCGTTGGAGCAGGCCAAGGCCGCCGATGCACGGATCGACGCGGGTGATGCGCCTGCCATGTGCGGCATTCCGCTCGGCATCAAGGATCTGTTCTGCACCAAGGGTGTAGAGAGCCAGGCGGCCTCCGCCATTCTTGGCGGTTTCAAGCCGGAATACGAATCCACTGTCACCACCCAGCTTTTTGACGCGGGCGCGGTAATGTTGGGCAAACTCAACATGGACGAATTCGCCATGGGGTCGAGCAACGAGACCTCGACCTATGGCAACGCGGTGAACCCCTGGCGGCGCGGCAACGATGAGGCGGCGCTGACGCCCGGCGGCTCCTCGGGCGGCTCGGCCTCTGCCGTGGCGGCCGATCTCTGCCTCGCCGCCACCGGCACCGACACTGGCGGCTCAATCCGCCAACCTGCGGCCTTCACCGGGATCACCGGCCTAAAGCCTACCTACGGTCGGGTAAGCCGCTGGGGCATCATCGCCTTCGCCTCTTCGCTCGATCAGGCCGGGCCGATGACGAAGGACGTGCGCGACTGCGCGATCATGCTTCAGGCCATGGCCGGGCATGACCCGAAGGACAGCACCTCGGCCGAGCTTGCGGTGCCCGATTTCGAGGCGATGCTGACGGGCGATATCAAGGGCAAGGTGATCGGGATTCCGAAGGAATACCGGATGGAAGGCATGCCCGAAGAGATCGGGGCGCTTTGGGCCGAGGGCACCGAGATGCTCAAGGCGGCGGGCGCGGAGATTCGCGACATTTCGCTGCCCCACACCAAGTATGCGCTGCCCGCCTACTACGTGATCGCCCCCGCTGAGGCCTCCTCGAACCTCGCCCGCTACGACGGCGTGCGCTTTGGCCATCGCGCCAAGCTGGCGCAGGGTGACGGCATCGTGGAGATGTATGAAAAGACCCGCGCCGAGGGCTTTGGCGACGAGGTGAAGCGGCGGATCATGGTGGGCACCTATGTGCTCTCCGCAGGTTACTACGACGCCTACTACAACCGCGCCCGCAAGGTGCGTGCCCTGATCAAGAAGGACTTCGACGAGGTCTTTGCCGCAGGGGTCGACGCAATCCTCACCCCCGCCACCCCCTCCGCGGCCTTCGGGCTGGGCGAGATGGCCGAGGCCGATCCGGTGCAAATGTATCTCAACGACGTCTTCACCGTGACGGTCAACCTCGCCGGATTGCCGGGCATCGCTGTGCCCACCGGAACCAGCACACAGGGCCTTCCGCTGGGCCTCCAGCTTATCGGGCGCCCGTGGGAAGAGGGCGACCTGCTGAACACGGCCTACGCGCTGGAGCAGGCCGCAGGTTTTGTGGCCAAACCGGGCAAATGGTGGTAA
- the gatC gene encoding Asp-tRNA(Asn)/Glu-tRNA(Gln) amidotransferase subunit GatC, whose translation MSIDTETARRVAHLARIAVPEEDLPALAGEFNAILGFIEQLSEVDVEGVEPMVSVTPQRLKRREDVVTDGNQPEAVLANAPDAREGFFAVPKVVE comes from the coding sequence ATGTCGATCGACACCGAAACCGCGCGCCGTGTGGCGCATCTGGCCCGGATCGCCGTGCCCGAAGAAGACCTGCCTGCACTGGCGGGCGAATTCAACGCGATCCTCGGGTTCATCGAACAGCTATCCGAGGTGGATGTGGAGGGCGTTGAGCCGATGGTTTCGGTCACCCCGCAACGGTTGAAGCGGCGCGAAGATGTGGTGACGGATGGCAATCAGCCCGAGGCCGTTCTGGCCAATGCGCCGGATGCCCGCGAGGGCTTTTTTGCCGTGCCGAAGGTGGTGGAATAA
- a CDS encoding metal-dependent hydrolase — MKLTWLGHGGWKLEAEEAVILIDPWLDGNPAFPAERRDEALAGATHVLLTHGHDDHIAGVPEMAAEKSLPVFTMVELAGQLEGVEATGFNKGGTVDLGGVKATMVPASHSTSYNGGAAGAEVGYVLKAEGKCIYFSGDTGIMADMEWIGAYFEPDIGILSCGGFYTMDMEQAAWAAKRFFDFEIVIPSHYKTFPALAQDAEVLKKGLKGVDVLEPGVLEAIEL, encoded by the coding sequence ATGAAACTCACCTGGCTTGGACACGGCGGCTGGAAACTTGAAGCCGAGGAGGCGGTGATCCTGATCGACCCCTGGCTGGACGGAAACCCGGCCTTCCCGGCAGAACGCAGAGACGAGGCGCTTGCGGGCGCAACCCATGTGTTGCTGACCCACGGCCATGATGATCACATCGCGGGCGTGCCGGAGATGGCTGCGGAGAAGAGCCTGCCCGTGTTTACCATGGTGGAGCTCGCCGGCCAGCTAGAGGGCGTGGAGGCCACCGGCTTCAACAAGGGCGGCACGGTGGACCTTGGCGGGGTCAAGGCGACGATGGTGCCCGCCTCTCACTCCACCAGCTATAACGGCGGAGCGGCTGGGGCCGAGGTTGGCTATGTTCTGAAGGCCGAGGGCAAGTGCATCTACTTTTCCGGCGATACCGGGATCATGGCAGACATGGAGTGGATCGGGGCCTACTTCGAGCCCGACATCGGCATCCTCTCCTGCGGCGGTTTTTATACAATGGACATGGAGCAGGCCGCGTGGGCGGCAAAGCGCTTCTTCGACTTCGAGATCGTCATTCCATCGCACTACAAGACCTTCCCGGCGTTAGCGCAGGATGCGGAGGTGCTGAAGAAGGGCCTGAAAGGGGTGGATGTGCTGGAGCCGGGGGTGCTTGAGGCCATCGAGTTGTAA
- a CDS encoding nucleoside deaminase → MTFTSHMETALDEARAAAARGEVPVGAVLVAPGGEIIARAGNRTRELADPSAHAEMLVIRQACAANGSERLPGHVLYVTLEPCAMCAAVIAAARIARVVYGAADPKSGGVDHGARVFTHPQAHHVPEVISGVAEEDAATLLRDFFADRRG, encoded by the coding sequence ATGACCTTTACGAGCCATATGGAGACCGCGCTGGACGAAGCCCGCGCGGCGGCTGCACGCGGTGAGGTGCCGGTGGGCGCGGTGCTGGTTGCGCCGGGCGGCGAGATCATCGCCCGCGCCGGAAACCGCACCCGCGAGTTGGCGGACCCTTCAGCCCATGCCGAGATGCTGGTGATCCGGCAGGCCTGCGCCGCCAACGGCTCCGAGCGGCTGCCGGGCCATGTGCTCTACGTCACGCTCGAGCCCTGCGCCATGTGCGCCGCCGTGATCGCCGCTGCCCGCATTGCGCGGGTGGTTTACGGCGCGGCGGACCCTAAGAGCGGCGGCGTGGATCATGGCGCGCGCGTCTTTACCCACCCTCAGGCCCATCATGTGCCCGAAGTCATAAGCGGCGTTGCCGAAGAGGATGCCGCCACCCTCTTGCGCGACTTCTTTGCGGACCGGCGCGGGTAA
- a CDS encoding pseudouridine synthase codes for MAEKPPSKTPAGDRIAKVLARAGLASRREAEKIVEAGRVTVNGKQIDSPALNVTEADKITVDGKPLAAPEPPRLWLYHKPAGLVTTERDEKGRETVFANLPEDMPRVVSVGRLDLNSEGLLLLTNDGEIKRRLELPSTGWVRKYRVRLHGTPEDADFEPLRRGLTVEGVKYQPMTITLDRQQGANAWATVSLREGKNREIRRAMEAVNLTVNRLLRVSYGPFRLGDLKAGAVEEIKARVLRDQLGLDPEFKPTPAPKKKPQRRRR; via the coding sequence ATGGCAGAGAAACCTCCAAGCAAGACCCCCGCGGGCGACCGGATCGCCAAGGTGCTGGCCCGCGCCGGCCTTGCCTCTCGCCGGGAGGCGGAAAAGATCGTTGAAGCCGGTCGGGTGACTGTGAACGGCAAGCAGATCGACAGCCCGGCGCTGAATGTGACCGAGGCCGACAAGATCACCGTCGATGGCAAGCCGCTTGCCGCGCCCGAACCGCCCCGGCTCTGGCTCTACCACAAGCCAGCGGGCCTCGTGACGACCGAGCGTGACGAGAAGGGCCGCGAGACGGTTTTTGCCAACCTGCCGGAGGATATGCCCCGCGTCGTCAGCGTGGGGCGGCTGGACCTCAACTCCGAGGGCCTGCTGCTGCTCACCAACGACGGCGAGATCAAACGGCGGCTGGAGCTGCCCTCCACCGGCTGGGTGCGCAAGTATCGCGTGCGCCTGCACGGCACGCCGGAGGATGCGGATTTTGAGCCCCTGCGCCGTGGGCTGACCGTGGAGGGCGTGAAGTACCAGCCGATGACCATCACGCTCGATCGCCAGCAGGGCGCCAATGCCTGGGCCACGGTGAGCCTGCGCGAAGGCAAGAACCGCGAGATTCGCCGGGCGATGGAGGCGGTTAACCTCACCGTGAACCGGCTGCTGCGGGTATCTTACGGCCCGTTCCGGCTGGGAGACCTGAAGGCTGGCGCGGTGGAGGAAATCAAGGCGCGGGTTCTGCGCGACCAGCTTGGACTGGACCCGGAGTTCAAACCCACCCCCGCCCCGAAGAAAAAGCCCCAGAGACGCCGCAGGTAG
- a CDS encoding 5-bromo-4-chloroindolyl phosphate hydrolysis family protein, with translation MAQRYGGKFSPDGSQAGDENVRAAPEAPKASSMAPKFAGASRARAGMRSNLMFVVPLIFLWHAFTSDAKGLALYLVAVGVLMLAAWLTREGLKAQEAWEARKVARRPGIPRKIFGSVLTGLGLGVVGLAGHGLVEAIIFGVLGAGLHSFAFGLDPMSDKGMEGIDLRQQDRVARAVDEAEAHLAAMADAVKRAGDRGVADRVARFSDTARTMFRTVEEDPRDLTAARKFMGVYLMGAKDATVKFADIYSRNGDAQAKADYLALLDEMEANYAQRTEKLLLDDRTDLDIEIEVLRDRLQREGAH, from the coding sequence ATGGCCCAGCGCTACGGTGGAAAGTTCAGCCCTGATGGCTCGCAAGCGGGCGATGAGAATGTTCGCGCTGCGCCCGAAGCTCCCAAGGCCTCCAGCATGGCACCGAAGTTCGCAGGGGCCAGCCGGGCGCGGGCCGGGATGCGCTCCAACCTCATGTTCGTGGTGCCGCTGATCTTCCTCTGGCACGCTTTCACCTCTGATGCGAAGGGCCTCGCGCTCTATCTGGTGGCCGTGGGTGTGCTGATGCTCGCCGCATGGCTCACCCGCGAAGGCCTGAAGGCGCAGGAGGCATGGGAGGCGCGCAAGGTCGCCCGCCGCCCCGGCATTCCGCGCAAGATTTTTGGCTCGGTGCTGACCGGCCTCGGCCTAGGAGTGGTTGGGCTTGCCGGGCATGGGCTAGTAGAGGCCATCATCTTCGGCGTGCTCGGCGCAGGGCTGCATAGTTTTGCCTTCGGGCTTGATCCGATGTCTGACAAAGGGATGGAGGGCATCGACCTGCGCCAGCAGGATCGCGTGGCCCGCGCCGTGGACGAGGCCGAGGCCCATCTTGCCGCCATGGCTGATGCGGTGAAGCGCGCGGGCGATCGCGGCGTGGCCGACCGCGTGGCGCGCTTTTCCGACACGGCCCGCACCATGTTTCGCACCGTCGAGGAAGATCCGCGCGACCTGACAGCAGCGCGCAAGTTCATGGGCGTCTACCTGATGGGGGCCAAGGACGCGACGGTGAAGTTTGCCGATATCTACAGCCGCAACGGCGATGCGCAGGCCAAGGCCGATTACCTCGCCCTGCTTGATGAAATGGAAGCCAATTACGCCCAGCGCACGGAGAAGCTGCTGCTGGATGACCGCACCGATCTGGACATCGAAATAGAAGTGCTGCGCGACCGTCTGCAGCGTGAAGGGGCGCATTAA